The DNA segment GCGCACGTAGTGCAGGCCCACCGAGGTATTCGGGGTGAGGCGGTAGTCGAAGCCCAGTCCCCATTGCGGATCGTCGTCGTCCGGTCGGATGTCGGGCTCGCGGAAGGTCAGGATCTCGGGACGGGCGTTGAGCAGCACCCCGCCCAGGCCACCGAGGTTGCAGAGCTGACTGAGATCCAGGTCGAGCACCGGCAGCACGTCGAGCAGACCGGGGCAGCCGTCGAGGAATGCCGGGTTGATCGAGCCGTAGGCGAACTGGGCGCCGGGCCCGACGATGTCCGACGGCGAGAAGTAGCTGCCCACCGGGAAGATCTCGTTCTTCTCGAAGCGGAACTTGTAGTAGCCCTTGAACGTCCAGTCGAGCCCGAGTCCGAGGCGCACCGAGACCTGGGGGGTCGGCAGCAGGATGTCCTTGACCTCGGCACCCGGCACGAAGCCCTTGTTGGCGTCGGCGTGCCCCTGATCGCGGGCCATGCCCCCGAAGAACAGGGCTTCGCCCCAGGTCACGAGCTGCTGGCCGACACGCACGTTCAGATAGGAGAAGTCGCCGAACGGAAAGTCGGCGATGGCGTAGGCCTCGAGTAGCTGTGCACGACGACCGTTGCGGGTCTGCATGTCGTCGGAGAACTCGTCGGTATTGCCGTCGTCCCCCGCATTGCCCTCGTCATCCAGGCGGTTGAGGTACTCGGCGTTCTTGTTGGCATTGCTGCGCATGTAGACGTTGTCGTAGAACGCCGATCCGCTCAGCACGAAGGCCAGGTTGTCACGCTCCAGCGACAGCTCGGCGAGCGCGCTGACGCGATTGTTGATGAGGTCGAACTGCTCGAAGTTGCGATTGCCGTCGTCGAAGTTCGAGGTGTTCGCCAGTCCGGTGCGCTCGAAGCCGATGATCTGGCCCTGCGGCTCGGGGAACACGACCGGACGCAGCGGATCGATCTGCCCCTCGGTCAGCGAACGGTTCTGCTTTTCCATGCGCATCGCCATGGCGTAGCCCAGCGTGAGCTTGTAGGTCCCCTGCACGTCGAAGGGCAGATCCACGTCGTTCGCCATTGCGGGCAGACACAGTGCCACGGCTGCCACTAGAGCCGGGTAGCGCGACCACCCGAACCGATTCTTATCCGTCATCGTCTCTCCCCCGGAAGACTCCGGTCGCTTTGTCCTTGTTACTCGGAACGGAACGCTGTGCAACACTAGTTGGGCGCCGGTTGCGGGCCATCACCCAAACTGACTAGGGGATGACACGCGATGCCAGGGCGCTATCAACCGGGGCCACGACCCCGCGAGCACGGGGAGACACGAATGAAGCGACTTGGCGTCCTCGACACCGCGTTCCTTCGCATGGAGTCGGCGCGTACACCGATGCACGTGGGCGGATTGATGACCTTCAAGCTGCCCGACGATGCGCCCAACGACTACCTGCACCGGCTCACCGAACGGCTGCGCGCGCATCCGTTCATGCCCTTCCCCTTCGACCACAAGCTGCACTGGCCGGCATCGCGCGCCATGCCTCCGGCCTGGGTGCCGACCGAGACCGACCTCGACTACCACATCCGCCACTCGGCGCTGCCCTATCCAGGTGGCGAGCGCGAGCTCGGCGTGCTGGTGGCGCGACTGCATTCCCACGCCATGGACTTCGACCGTCCCCTGTGGGAATGCCATCTCATCGAGGGTCTCGAGAACAACCGCTTCGCGTTCTACTTCAAGGCGCACCACTGCGCCATCGACGGCATGGGCGGCATGCAGCTGGTGAAGACCTGGCTGTCCCCCGATCCCGACGACAGGCACAGCCCGGGCGAGCGGCTCGCGGCCGCCAACGCCGAGCGGGCGGCGCGCCGCCGTCCCGAACCGCCGATCCAGGCGCCGCGCGGGCTGCACGAGATGCTCGAACGCGTGATGACCGGCAGCAAGGTGCGCGCGGGCACCGCGCGCGACATCGCGAGCACGTTCTACCGACTCAGTCAGGGCGGCGAGAACAGCGTCATCCGCGCCGCGCTGCGCACACCGCGCACGCCCTTCAATGTCCCGGTGACCGCGCAGCGGCGGCTGGGCACGCAGCTGCTCGAACGCAACCGGCTGTCCGAGATCGCGCATGCCACCGACACGACCATCAACGACATCGCGCTCAGCCTCTGCGGCGGCGCCACGCGGCGCTACCTGCAGGAGCTCGACGCCCTTCCCGACCGCCCGCTGACCGCATCGGTGCCCATCGGTCTCCCGCGCACCGACGGCAAGCCCGGCAATGCCGTGAGCGGCTTCGTGTGCCCGATCGGCACGCACATCCCCGACCCGCTGCTGCGTCTGCAGCGCATCCACAGCATCACCCAGCGCACCAAGGAGCAGATGCTCTGCGTGTCATCCGCGGCGCTGGAGCGCTTCGGCATGTTCGGCATCGCGCCGCTCATGCTCGGCCAGCTCACCGGCACACTGCCCAAGTGGCCGCCGCTGTTCAACGTGGTGCTGTCGAACGTGGTGGCGTCGAAGG comes from the Algiphilus sp. genome and includes:
- a CDS encoding DUF1302 family protein translates to MTDKNRFGWSRYPALVAAVALCLPAMANDVDLPFDVQGTYKLTLGYAMAMRMEKQNRSLTEGQIDPLRPVVFPEPQGQIIGFERTGLANTSNFDDGNRNFEQFDLINNRVSALAELSLERDNLAFVLSGSAFYDNVYMRSNANKNAEYLNRLDDEGNAGDDGNTDEFSDDMQTRNGRRAQLLEAYAIADFPFGDFSYLNVRVGQQLVTWGEALFFGGMARDQGHADANKGFVPGAEVKDILLPTPQVSVRLGLGLDWTFKGYYKFRFEKNEIFPVGSYFSPSDIVGPGAQFAYGSINPAFLDGCPGLLDVLPVLDLDLSQLCNLGGLGGVLLNARPEILTFREPDIRPDDDDPQWGLGFDYRLTPNTSVGLHYVRYHSPNPSVNLNLGFAPIGTVAGIELTTGIINQRVPVSYNMKYFDDIDLINLSFSTTLFGLSVAGEVNYRDGINIDVFTLASGVETPIAQRGKTGQILVSSIAAFNPPFYFDEVNIVGEAQYIRVLDVDRLDDPQPGIIPQGNGDTLFFDEESAGFQFLVLPRKRNVLSGWDLSGTLSYAELTYGDPAQAGSFGALFGEGDRRLGIGASMQYLQNFSIGMMYNFFFGNPNDFIRGFVRSNPFADRDYLSINAQYQF
- a CDS encoding wax ester/triacylglycerol synthase family O-acyltransferase; its protein translation is MKRLGVLDTAFLRMESARTPMHVGGLMTFKLPDDAPNDYLHRLTERLRAHPFMPFPFDHKLHWPASRAMPPAWVPTETDLDYHIRHSALPYPGGERELGVLVARLHSHAMDFDRPLWECHLIEGLENNRFAFYFKAHHCAIDGMGGMQLVKTWLSPDPDDRHSPGERLAAANAERAARRRPEPPIQAPRGLHEMLERVMTGSKVRAGTARDIASTFYRLSQGGENSVIRAALRTPRTPFNVPVTAQRRLGTQLLERNRLSEIAHATDTTINDIALSLCGGATRRYLQELDALPDRPLTASVPIGLPRTDGKPGNAVSGFVCPIGTHIPDPLLRLQRIHSITQRTKEQMLCVSSAALERFGMFGIAPLMLGQLTGTLPKWPPLFNVVLSNVVASKERLYMMGAELEAIYPMSILFDGYGLNLTVVGYADSVAVGYTGCRNAVPSLQRLAVYTGEALDELEGALKPGRKRRAPRKKPQS